One genomic segment of Nocardia spumae includes these proteins:
- a CDS encoding lipid-transfer protein, with translation MPDTNDRDIAVLGAGMHQWGKWGRNFVEYGLVAARAALADAGVDHRDVGYIAGADTIRNGYPGFVSGATFAQALGWSGARISSSYAACASGAQAIANARAQILAGLTDVALVVGADAAPKGFFQPVGGERRDDPDWLRFHLLGATNPIYFALYARRRMALHGATLDDFAAVKVKNAKHGLNNPYARYRKEVSAEEVAASAIVSDPLRLLDICATSDGGAALVLTSMDYARRHGITDPVRISALSTVTPTFPKTVLDLPDFATDSAVAFDAAPPTFRSAIANAAYEEAGIGPSDLSLAEVYDLSTALELDWYEDIGLCEIGGAEELLRSGATTVGGRVPVNPSGGLACFGEAIPAQAIAQICELTWQLRGQADGRQVDNARAGIAVNQGLFGHGSAIIATR, from the coding sequence ATGCCTGACACCAATGATCGCGATATCGCCGTCCTCGGTGCGGGTATGCACCAGTGGGGCAAGTGGGGACGCAACTTCGTCGAATACGGCCTGGTCGCGGCACGCGCGGCGCTGGCCGACGCCGGCGTGGACCACCGCGACGTCGGCTACATCGCCGGGGCCGACACCATCCGCAACGGCTACCCCGGTTTCGTGTCGGGTGCGACGTTCGCCCAGGCCCTGGGCTGGTCGGGCGCACGGATCTCGAGCAGCTATGCCGCCTGCGCCTCCGGTGCGCAGGCCATCGCCAACGCGCGTGCCCAGATCCTGGCCGGCCTGACCGATGTGGCGCTGGTGGTCGGCGCGGATGCCGCTCCGAAGGGGTTCTTCCAGCCGGTCGGCGGCGAGCGCCGCGACGATCCGGACTGGCTGCGCTTCCACCTGCTCGGCGCCACCAACCCGATCTATTTCGCGCTCTACGCCCGCCGGCGGATGGCGCTGCACGGTGCCACGCTCGACGATTTCGCCGCGGTCAAGGTGAAGAACGCCAAGCACGGCCTCAACAACCCGTACGCCCGGTACCGCAAGGAGGTGTCGGCCGAGGAGGTCGCCGCCTCGGCGATCGTGTCGGATCCACTGCGTCTGCTCGATATCTGCGCGACCAGTGACGGCGGCGCCGCGCTGGTGCTGACGTCGATGGATTACGCCCGCCGCCACGGCATCACTGACCCGGTCCGGATCAGTGCGCTGTCGACGGTCACGCCGACGTTCCCGAAAACCGTTCTCGACCTGCCGGACTTCGCGACGGACTCCGCCGTGGCCTTCGACGCCGCGCCGCCGACGTTCCGTTCCGCTATCGCGAACGCCGCGTACGAGGAGGCCGGGATCGGGCCGTCGGATCTGTCCCTGGCGGAGGTCTACGACCTGTCCACCGCGCTGGAACTGGACTGGTACGAGGATATCGGGCTGTGTGAGATCGGCGGCGCCGAGGAGCTGTTGCGCAGCGGCGCAACGACTGTGGGCGGCCGGGTGCCGGTGAATCCCAGTGGTGGTCTGGCCTGCTTCGGAGAGGCGATTCCCGCGCAGGCCATCGCGCAGATCTGCGAGCTCACCTGGCAGTTGCGGGGCCAGGCCGACGGCCGCCAGGTGGACAACGCCCGGGCCGGTATCGCGGTGAATCAGGGACTGTTCGGTCACGGATCGGCCATCATCGCCACCCGCTGA
- a CDS encoding serine hydrolase domain-containing protein — MTSTLDSATLQSALEAVQRAGIPGLFAEVRDRGRIWRGAAGVADLDTARPVGAEMRHRVGSITKTFTAAAVLQQVDNGAIALDTPIGHYLPHLVPGPRGGEITVRMLINHTSGLAEYLPRAYPSLAAFPALADTTPKSLDDNRFTRFRPAELIEMGVSAPATGAPGSTPGVYSNTNYLLLCELLESVTGIAAAKYITGNVIERAGLSGTELPDGPDIAGPHALHYESWFGMIDPPRDYSVYDMSWVGPAASLISTVADLNRFFGLLLAGDIISRSSLALMQQTVPVISFEGKMIEYGLGLHKTTLPGHGTFWGHDGSVWGGGAISMTSADGTRQLSVAVNLQRWNRLDSTGTPRPHPIDGALQSFIRSALCG; from the coding sequence GTGACCAGCACCCTCGATTCGGCGACACTGCAGAGCGCCCTGGAGGCCGTCCAGCGCGCCGGTATTCCCGGACTCTTCGCCGAGGTACGCGACCGCGGCCGGATCTGGCGAGGCGCCGCCGGAGTCGCCGATCTCGACACCGCCCGCCCGGTCGGCGCCGAGATGCGTCACCGCGTCGGCAGCATCACCAAGACCTTCACCGCCGCCGCGGTGTTGCAGCAGGTCGACAACGGCGCCATCGCGCTCGACACGCCGATCGGGCATTACCTGCCGCACCTGGTTCCCGGCCCTCGCGGCGGGGAGATCACGGTCCGGATGTTGATCAACCACACCAGCGGCCTCGCCGAATATCTTCCCCGCGCCTATCCCTCCCTCGCGGCCTTCCCCGCGCTGGCGGACACCACACCGAAAAGCCTGGATGACAACCGATTCACCCGGTTCCGGCCGGCCGAGCTGATAGAGATGGGTGTCTCAGCGCCCGCGACCGGAGCCCCCGGTAGCACACCGGGGGTGTATTCGAACACCAATTACCTACTGCTGTGCGAACTCCTGGAGTCGGTCACCGGCATCGCGGCGGCGAAATACATCACCGGCAACGTCATCGAACGCGCCGGGCTGTCCGGCACCGAGCTCCCGGACGGTCCCGACATCGCCGGACCGCATGCGCTGCACTACGAATCATGGTTCGGCATGATCGATCCGCCTCGCGACTACAGCGTCTACGACATGTCGTGGGTGGGCCCCGCGGCATCGCTGATATCGACCGTCGCGGATCTGAACCGGTTCTTCGGCCTCCTGCTGGCCGGCGACATCATCAGCCGATCGTCACTGGCTCTGATGCAACAGACCGTCCCGGTCATCTCCTTCGAGGGCAAGATGATCGAGTACGGTCTCGGCCTGCACAAGACGACCCTGCCCGGTCACGGCACCTTCTGGGGGCACGACGGTTCCGTCTGGGGCGGCGGAGCGATATCGATGACCAGCGCCGACGGCACACGACAGCTGTCGGTCGCGGTGAATCTGCAACGCTGGAACCGCCTCGATTCCACGGGAACACCGCGGCCCCATCCCATCGACGGCGCCCTGCAGAGCTTCATCCGGTCGGCGCTGTGCGGCTGA
- a CDS encoding helix-turn-helix domain-containing protein, whose translation MAVVQIGRERGGAWDFAGPGDSGSSGAGMIGYRDIGGAGLDLRVAGTTAITVVIGFGDRELIVDDAEGHKELGGFAVGLPVEAMRIRGERAECIEVRLPPARAYSLLGIPPAELGRGVVDLDDLWGGRALHLRERLGAARSWDERFAVTTAFLAQGDRPTRTLDPEVLAGWDRILTTRGRVRIGELAESLGWSAKRLSVRFESQIGLPPKRAAMLARFRHAVDGLLAGQPAADVAATCGYSDQAHLCRDMSLFTDHTPGALTAHYRPAIARDRYRAWGKFFQYGTGPLDR comes from the coding sequence GTGGCAGTTGTACAGATCGGCCGCGAGCGCGGCGGCGCGTGGGATTTCGCCGGCCCGGGCGATTCCGGCTCCTCGGGTGCCGGGATGATCGGTTACCGCGATATCGGCGGCGCCGGGCTCGATCTGCGAGTCGCAGGGACGACCGCGATCACGGTGGTGATCGGATTCGGGGATCGCGAACTCATCGTCGACGACGCCGAGGGCCACAAGGAACTCGGCGGCTTCGCCGTCGGCCTGCCGGTCGAGGCCATGCGCATTCGCGGCGAGCGGGCCGAGTGCATCGAGGTTCGCTTACCGCCGGCGCGGGCGTATTCGCTGCTGGGGATCCCTCCGGCCGAGCTGGGGCGCGGCGTGGTCGACCTCGACGATCTCTGGGGTGGACGGGCCCTGCACCTGCGGGAGAGGCTGGGGGCCGCCCGGAGCTGGGACGAGCGGTTCGCCGTGACGACAGCGTTTCTGGCACAGGGTGACCGGCCGACCCGAACCCTGGACCCCGAGGTCCTCGCCGGGTGGGATCGGATCCTCACCACCCGTGGCCGGGTGCGGATCGGTGAACTGGCCGAATCCCTCGGATGGAGCGCCAAGCGGCTGTCGGTGCGGTTCGAGTCGCAGATCGGCCTGCCGCCCAAGCGTGCGGCGATGCTGGCCCGGTTCCGCCACGCGGTCGACGGTCTGCTCGCCGGGCAACCCGCTGCCGATGTCGCCGCGACCTGCGGGTACTCCGATCAGGCGCATCTATGCCGCGATATGTCCCTGTTCACCGACCACACCCCGGGGGCACTGACAGCGCATTATCGGCCTGCCATCGCCCGCGATCGCTATCGGGCCTGGGGGAAATTCTTCCAATACGGGACCGGACCGCTCGATCGATAG
- a CDS encoding alpha/beta fold hydrolase, which produces MRISRFARAVSAVFALIAGFVVAAVGPATAQSMPTIVLVHGAFADTTSWDGVAENLRGREYRVVVPENPLRGPAYDAAAIEKTLAGISGPVVLVGHSYGGAVITNAHNPNVKALVYVAAFAPAQGEPVALALNPIQYPGSQLLPPALQMKVVDDSSTAVGRNVDAYIADASFHQVFAPDVSDATAATMLAHQKSIAASANLELSGPPAWSGTPSWYLVSAGDTVIPPAAQRSMADRIGAHTSEVQASHVALVSQPAVVADVIVAAANGV; this is translated from the coding sequence ATGAGAATTAGCCGTTTCGCGCGCGCAGTGTCGGCGGTATTCGCACTGATCGCCGGTTTCGTTGTGGCAGCGGTCGGGCCCGCGACTGCTCAGTCGATGCCGACGATCGTGCTGGTCCACGGCGCATTCGCCGACACCACGAGCTGGGATGGTGTCGCCGAAAATTTGCGGGGACGCGAATATCGGGTGGTTGTGCCCGAGAACCCGTTGCGCGGCCCCGCCTACGACGCCGCGGCGATCGAGAAGACGCTCGCGGGCATCTCCGGCCCGGTGGTGCTGGTCGGCCACTCCTACGGTGGCGCGGTGATCACGAACGCGCACAATCCGAATGTGAAAGCGCTGGTCTATGTGGCGGCGTTCGCGCCCGCCCAGGGCGAGCCCGTGGCGCTGGCACTGAATCCGATTCAGTACCCCGGCAGTCAGTTGCTGCCACCCGCGCTGCAGATGAAGGTCGTCGACGATTCGAGCACCGCGGTGGGCCGCAACGTCGACGCCTATATCGCCGACGCATCGTTCCACCAGGTTTTCGCACCCGATGTCAGCGATGCCACCGCGGCCACCATGCTGGCCCATCAGAAATCCATCGCGGCCTCGGCGAATCTCGAGCTCTCCGGGCCGCCCGCCTGGTCCGGCACGCCGAGCTGGTATCTGGTGTCCGCCGGTGACACCGTGATCCCGCCCGCGGCACAGCGGTCCATGGCCGACCGGATCGGTGCCCACACCAGCGAGGTGCAGGCGTCACACGTGGCGCTGGTATCCCAGCCCGCCGTGGTAGCCGATGTGATCGTGGCGGCGGCGAACGGAGTCTAG
- a CDS encoding ArnT family glycosyltransferase, with product MKSASRWLFCGTTLIYVAAGLYLAFVPGFFLGDSLSRVATARSVMFSRNPHLAAIGFIFTPLTAVTQLPVVYFSQWWTVVTERGVSAVLMSAPFMAGAVVQIYLLGRDRGLPSWLVWVATAAFALDPMVVFYAANGMSEAPFLFLVIWAARRLIRWCHTDDVHDLCLAGCAFGIAYLARYDSLAAAGAATLFVMGVTVFRSNRRTRRGRIVEALLDGVIIAMPSAVAFLGWAFASWIITGQAFQQLSSGYGNASILAQSGGGASTPLYGLAFSLAEIVVMGPFLPVLIPVVAVLAWQRRDLEVVAAAVVFGAIMIFAIRNYMTGSTFPFLRFYFAALPWMVILIYQVYPARGQQRARRPGRYRRIRVSGTERRGPVLATVTVLILVTTPIVTGALMTSPTLSDQQYALEAIVHPEPENTSPEHLRELHIIASFSTERHLARYIDSLHLPDSSVLMDTVYGFSVYTATTRPQTFVIPSDQDFVDILNNPSGSGIRYILSVPNAGRGASDAINRRFPTLYDTGAEIASLELEVPNDGDDLPTWRLYRVTG from the coding sequence ATGAAATCCGCGTCCCGGTGGCTGTTCTGCGGTACGACGCTGATCTACGTCGCCGCCGGCCTCTACCTCGCCTTCGTTCCCGGCTTCTTCCTCGGCGACTCGCTCAGCCGGGTGGCGACCGCGCGCAGTGTGATGTTCAGCAGGAATCCGCATCTGGCCGCGATCGGATTCATATTCACCCCGTTGACGGCGGTCACGCAACTGCCGGTCGTGTACTTCAGCCAGTGGTGGACGGTGGTGACCGAGCGCGGGGTGAGCGCGGTTCTGATGTCGGCGCCGTTCATGGCCGGCGCGGTCGTGCAGATCTATCTCCTCGGCCGCGACCGGGGACTGCCGTCCTGGCTGGTCTGGGTCGCCACCGCCGCCTTCGCACTCGATCCGATGGTCGTGTTCTACGCCGCGAACGGTATGAGCGAGGCGCCGTTCCTGTTCCTCGTGATCTGGGCGGCGCGACGGCTGATCCGCTGGTGCCACACCGACGACGTGCACGATCTGTGTCTGGCCGGCTGCGCGTTCGGCATCGCCTACCTGGCCCGCTACGACTCGCTCGCCGCCGCGGGCGCCGCGACCCTCTTCGTCATGGGCGTCACCGTATTTCGCTCGAACCGCCGGACCCGCCGCGGCCGGATCGTCGAGGCCCTGCTGGACGGGGTCATCATCGCGATGCCGTCGGCGGTCGCCTTCCTCGGCTGGGCGTTCGCGAGCTGGATCATCACCGGACAGGCCTTCCAGCAACTGTCGTCGGGCTACGGCAATGCCAGCATTCTGGCGCAGAGCGGGGGTGGCGCCTCGACACCGCTGTACGGGCTGGCGTTCAGCCTGGCCGAGATCGTCGTCATGGGCCCGTTCCTGCCGGTACTGATTCCGGTGGTGGCGGTGCTGGCCTGGCAGCGCCGCGATCTCGAGGTGGTGGCCGCGGCGGTGGTGTTCGGCGCCATCATGATCTTCGCGATCCGCAATTACATGACGGGCAGCACCTTTCCGTTCCTGCGGTTCTATTTCGCGGCGCTGCCGTGGATGGTCATCCTGATCTACCAGGTGTACCCCGCACGGGGTCAGCAGCGGGCCCGCCGCCCCGGCCGCTATCGCCGGATCCGGGTTTCCGGCACCGAGCGCCGCGGGCCCGTCCTCGCCACGGTGACGGTGCTGATCCTGGTCACCACCCCGATCGTGACCGGTGCGCTGATGACCTCACCCACACTGTCGGATCAGCAGTACGCCCTCGAGGCCATCGTCCATCCCGAACCCGAGAACACCTCGCCCGAACATCTGCGAGAACTGCACATCATCGCCTCCTTCAGCACCGAACGCCACCTGGCGCGATACATCGACTCCCTGCACCTGCCCGACTCCTCGGTACTGATGGACACCGTCTACGGATTCTCGGTCTACACCGCGACCACCCGCCCGCAGACCTTCGTCATCCCGTCGGACCAGGATTTCGTCGATATCCTCAACAATCCGTCCGGCAGCGGGATCCGCTATATCCTCAGTGTTCCCAATGCCGGGCGCGGCGCCTCCGACGCGATCAACCGCCGCTTTCCCACGCTCTACGACACGGGTGCCGAGATCGCGTCACTGGAGTTGGAAGTGCCCAACGACGGCGACGATCTACCAACCTGGCGGCTGTACCGGGTGACGGGATGA